In Arachis hypogaea cultivar Tifrunner chromosome 17, arahy.Tifrunner.gnm2.J5K5, whole genome shotgun sequence, a single window of DNA contains:
- the LOC112764715 gene encoding LOW QUALITY PROTEIN: ABC transporter C family member 3 (The sequence of the model RefSeq protein was modified relative to this genomic sequence to represent the inferred CDS: inserted 3 bases in 2 codons; substituted 1 base at 1 genomic stop codon), with protein MFSVNSATVSFLLQPLFLHAFSSFLHLLLVVVILVLWIWKKVRVGASATGYESNKTNYNKKALFCSVFVSAFNLILCXSNYFYWYRSGWSEEELVTLLDLALKALAWGVVGVCLQKGFFFFFSSGDRRFPLLFRTWCVFYLFVFCYCFVVDIVLVYEKHVALPAQYLVSEVVSACVGLFFCYFVCFVRNECEFSTLEETLLNGDAHVSDNKKGAETVTPYSNAGIXSILTFSWVGPLIAVGNKKTLDLEDVPQLDSSDSVVRAFPKFREKVEADCGAVNNLTTIKLVKLLIISEWKEILFTAVLALLNTLASYVGPYLIVAFVQYLDGQRLYENQGYVLVYTFFLAKLVECLTQRHWFFRLQQIGLRMRALLVTMIYNKSLTLSCQSKQGHTSGEVINFMSVDADRIGVFSWYIHDLWMVALQISLALLILYKSLGLASIAAFVATIVVMLANVPLGSLQEKYQDKLMDSKDIRMKATSEILRNMRILKLQGWEMKFLAKITELRKTEKGWLKKFVYTSAMTTFVFWGAPTFVSVATFGTCMLMGIPLESGKILSALATFRILQEPIYNLQDTISMIAQTKVSVDRISSFLRLDDLQSDVVERLPRGSSDKAIEVVDGNFSWDLSAPNATLKNINLTVLHGMRVAVCGTVGSGKSTLLSCILGEVPKKSGILKVCGTKAYVAQSPWIQSGKIEDNILFGQEMDRERYEKVLESCCLKKDVEVLSFGDQTVIGERGINLSGGQKQRIQIARALYQDADIYLFDDPFSAVDAHTGSHLFKVTLLGQLSSKTVVYVTHQVEFLPAADLILVSIMPCCXVMKDGKITQCGKYNDLLNSGNDFMELVGAHKKALSTLESLDGGTTSDEISTMEDGSVSSANGSIKVKEVNGYEQNGKTDEKDEPKGQLVQEEEREKGRVGLSVYWRYITMAYGGALVPFILLSQILFQVLQIGSNYWMAWATPVSQDVEPPVEGTTLLAVYVALAIGSAFCILSRAMFLATAGYKTATILFNKMHFCIFRSPMSFFDSTPSGRILNRASTDQSAVDTDIPYQIGSFAFSMIQLVGIIAVMSQVAWQVFIVFIPMIAASIWYQQYYIPSARELSRLVGVCKAPIIQHFAETISGTSTIRSFDQQSRFQETNMKLTDGYSRPKFNIAGAMEWLCFRLDMLSSITFAFSLIFLISIPQGVIDPGIAGLAVTYGLNLNMIQAWVIWNLCNLENKIISVERILQYTSIPSEPPLVIEENRPAPSWPSYGEVDIHNLQVRYAPHLPLVLRGLTCTFHGGLKTGIVGRTGSRKSTLIQTLFRIVEPTTGEVMIDGINISSIGLHDLRSRLSIIPQDPTMFEGTVRNNLDPLEEYTDEQIWEALDKCQLGDEVRQKEGKLDSSVSENGENWSMGQRQLVCLGRVLLKKSKVLVLDEATASVDTATDNLIQQTLRLHFVDSTVITIAHRITSGLDSDMVLLLHQGLIEEYDSPSKLLEDRSSSFAQLVAEYTMRSKSTFEKSADH; from the exons ATGTTTTCTGTGAACTCTGCCACCGTTTCTTTTCTCCTCCAACCACtctttcttcatgctttctcgaGCTTCCTCCACCTCTTATTGGTGGTGGTGATTTTGGTGTTGTGGATTTGGAAGAAAGTCAGAGTGGGAGCTTCTGCTACTGGATATGAGTCTAATAagactaattataataaaaaggcTCTGTTTTGTTCTGTTTTTGTTTCAGCATTTAACCTTATTCTATG CTCTAATTACTTCTATTGGTATAGAAGTGGTTGGTCAGAAGAAGAGCTCGTGACTCTTTTGGATTTGGCACTCAAAGCTCTGGCTTGGGGTGTTGTTGGTGTTTGCTTACAAAaaggtttcttcttcttcttcagttcAGGTGATAGAAGATTTCCATTACTCTTTAGAACTTGGTGTGTCTTCTACCTGtttgttttttgttattgttttgtAGTAGACATTGTTCTTGTGTATGAAAAACATGTGGCTTTACCTGCTCAGTACTTAGTTTCTGAAGTAGTTTCAGCTTGTGTGGGTTTATTCTTCTGCTACTTTGTGTGTTTTGTGAGGAATGAGTGTGAATTTAGCACTCTTGAGGAGACTCTATTGAATGGTGATGCCCATGTTAGTGATAATAAGAAAGGGGCTGAAACTGTTACCCCTTATTCAAATGCTGGAA TCAGCATTCTTACATTCTCTTGGGTTGGTCCTCTTATTGCTGTTGGCAATAAGAAGACCTTGGACCTTGAGGATGTGCCACAACTAGATAGCAGCGATAGTGTGGTTCGAGCCTTTCCGAAATTCAGAGAAAAGGTGGAGGCAGATTGTGGTGCAGTTAACAATTTGACCACAATTAAGTTGGTGAAGTTGTTGATAATCTCGGAATGGAAGGAGATTCTCTTCACAGCAGTTCTTGCATTGTTGAACACTTTGGCTTCTTATGTTGGTCCTTATCTCATTGTTGCTTTTGTTCAATACCTTGATGGACAAAGGCTATATGAGAATcagggctatgttttggtttatacaTTTTTCTTGGCGAAGCTTGTTGAGTGTTTGACTCAGAGGCATTGGTTCTTTAGGTTGCAGCAAATTGGACTTCGAATGCGAGCACTACTTGTGACCATGATCTATAATAAATCATTGACACTTTCATGTCAATCAAAGCAAGGCCATACTTCCGGGGAAGTAATCAACTTCATGTCAGTTGATGCTGATAGAATTGGTGTCTTCAGTTGGTACATTCATGATTTGTGGATGGTAGCTCTGCAAATTTCTTTAGCCTTGTTGATTTTGTATAAAAGCCTTGGCCTTGCTTCAATTGCTGCATTTGTTGCAACCATTGTTGTAATGTTGGCAAATGTCCCCTTGGGATCATTGCAAGAAAAATATCAGGATAAGTTGATGGATTCAAAAGATATAAGAATGAAGGCAACATCAGAGATTCTCAGGAACATGAGGATTCTCAAACTTCAAGGGTGGGAAATGAAGTTTCTGGCTAAGATAACTGAACTCAGGAAAACCGAGAAGGGCTGGTTAAAGAAATTTGTTTATACATCAGCCATGACCACATTTGTGTTCTGGGGTGCTCCAACATTTGTATCTGTGGCTACTTTTGGAACTTGTATGCTTATGGGGATTCCACTTGAATCAGGGAAGATCTTGTCTGCACTTGCTACCTTCCGGATTCTTCAAGAGCCTATATATAATCTTCAAGATACAATTTCAATGATAGCACAAACTAAGGTTTCCGTTGATAGGATCTCATCATTCCTTCGACTTGACGACTTGCAGTCCGACGTTGTAGAGAGGCTTCCTCGCGGTTCTTCTGATAAAGCAATTGAAGTGGTAGATGGAAATTTCTCTTGGGATTTATCTGCACCGAATGCAACATTGAAGAACATAAATCTCACAGTTCTACATGGCATGAGGGTTGCTGTTTGTGGTACTGTAGGATCAGGCAAGTCTACGTTACTTTCCTGTATATTAGGAGAAGTGCCAAAGAAATCAGGTATCTTGAAGGTGTGTGGAACAAAGGCCTATGTTGCTCAGTCTCCATGGATACAAAGCGGAAAGATAGAGGATAATATATTGTTTGGACAGGAGATGGATAGGGAAAGGTATGAGAAGGTACTTGAATCTTGTTGCTTGAAGAAGGATGTAGAAGTTTTGTCCTTTGGTGATCAGACAGTTATAGGAGAACGCGGTATCAATTTGAGTGGAGGACAGAAACAAAGAATACAAATTGCTCGTGCCCTTTACCAAGATGCTGATATATATTTGTTTGATGATCCTTTTAGTGCTGTGGATGCTCATACAGGATCTCACCTCTTTAaggtaac CTTGCTTGGCCAACTAAGTTCAAAGACAGTAGTATATGTTACTCATCAAGTAGAGTTCTTGCCAGCTGCTGATCTTATTTTGGTGAGTATAATGCCTTGTTGTTAGGTCATGAAAGATGGGAAGATTACTCAATGTGGAAAGTATAATGACTTGCTTAACAGTGGGAATGATTTCATGGAACTTGTTGGTGCACACAAGAAAGCGTTGTCTACACTCGAGTCTTTGGATGGAGGAACAACATCAGATGAAATAAGCACCATGGAAGATGGAAGTGTTTCTAGTGCTAATGGAAGTATTAAAGTAAAAGAGGTAAACGGATACGAGCAAAATGGTAAAACAGATGAGAAAGATGAGCCAAAAGGGCAGCTTGTTCaggaagaagaaagggagaaaggTAGAGTTGGACTTTCAGTCTATTGGAGATACATCACGATGGCGTATGGAGGAGCTCTCGTTCCTTTCATATTGTTGTCTCAGATTCTCTTCCAAGTTCTCCAAATTGGAAGCAACTATTGGATGGCTTGGGCAACTCCAGTCTCACAAGATGTGGAGCCACCTGTTGAAGGAACAACTCTTTTGGCTGTCTATGTTGCTTTGGCCATTGGAAGTGCATTTTGCATCCTTTCTAGAGCAATGTTTCTTGCCACGGCTGGTTATAAGACGGCTACTATACTTTTCAATAAAATGCATTTCTGCATCTTCCGTTCCCCAATGTCATTCTTTGATTCCACTCCGAGTGGTCGAATCCTTAACAGA GCTTCTACTGACCAAAGTGCAGTAGATACTGATATTCCTTATCAAATTGGTTCGTTCGCCTTCTCCATGATCCAGCTTGTAGGAATTATAGCAGTGATGTCCCAAGTTGCATGGCAAGTTTTCATTGTCTTTATACCTATGATAGCAGCCAGCATATGGTATCAG CAATACTATATACCATCGGCTCGAGAACTATCACGTTTAGTTGGAGTATGCAAAGCTCCAATCATTCAACACTTTGCTGAAACAATTTCTGGTACATCAACCATTAGAAGCTTTGATCAGCAGTCTAGATTTCAGGAAACAAATATGAAATTGACCGATGGCTACTCTCGGCCAAAGTTTAATATTGCTGGTGCTATGGAGTGGTTGTGCTTCCGATTAGATATGTTGTCCTCTATCACATTTGCCTTTTCCTTGATATTCTTGATATCTATTCCTCAAGGAGTCATAGATCCAG GCATTGCCGGTTTAGCTGTTACGTATGGTCTTAATTTAAACATGATACAAGCTTGGGTGATATGGAATCTTTGTAACTTGGAGAACAAGATTATATCAGTAGAAAGAATACTTCAGTACACTTCCATTCCTAGTGAGCCTCCCCTTGTTATAGAAGAAAATCGACCAGCTCCTTCTTGGCCATCATATGGAGAGGTTGATATACATAACTTGCAG GTTCGTTATGCTCCGCACCTTCCACTTGTGTTGCGTGGCCTCACATGCACATTTCACGGAGGACTGAAAACTGGGATTGTTGGGAGAACAGGAAGTCGTAAATCAACTCTCATACAAACACTCTTCCGAATTGTTGAACCAACCACAGGAGAAGTTATGATTGACGGCATCAACATCTCTTCGATAGGACTTCATGATTTGAGGTCTAGACTAAGCATTATTCCTCAAGATCCAACCATGTTTGAAGGGACAGTCAGAAATAATCTTGATCCTCTAGAAGAGTACACAGATGAACAAATATGGGAG GCCCTGGACAAGTGTCAGCTTGGTGATGAAGTTagacaaaaagaaggaaagttgGACTCGTCGG TTAGCGAGAATGGCGAAAATTGGAGTATGGGTCAGAGGCAATTGGTGTGCTTAGGTAGGGTGTTGCTTAAGAAGAGCAAGGTATTGGTGCTCGATGAAGCGACTGCATCAGTTGATACTGCTACAGACAATTTGATACAACAAACTCTTAGGCTACATTTCGTCGACTCAACAGTCATAACCATTGCACATAGAATCACTTCTGGTCTTGACAGTGATATGGTCTTGCTTCTTCATCAAG GATTAATTGAGGAATATGATTCACCTTCAAAATTGCTAGAGGATAGATCATCATCTTTTGCTCAACTTGTTGCAGAGTATACAATGAGGTCTAAATCCACTTTTGAGAAATCTGCTGATCACTGA